A genomic stretch from Moraxella nasicaprae includes:
- a CDS encoding CmpA/NrtA family ABC transporter substrate-binding protein, translated as MTNIFRPFDTDSSLGCRCGRHHSQQACDMATPDTRFGDASQIEQASTDFVEAAAIKALFPHEPTRRAFLASVGKSTAMAAIGSILPLGLLQEAAAMDKLAPEKKDLTIGFIPIICSTPLIMADPLGYYAEQGINAKLVKRAGWALVRDQVMSRQLDASHFLAPMPLAMTLGLGSAKQDTQVACIQNINGQALVMALKHKDNRNPANWRGMTFAIPFEHSMHNYLLRYFLAEHGLDPDKDVKLRLTTPPDMIANLRAGNIDGFFGPEPFNQRAVWDKAGYIHTLSRDIWNGHPCCSFGTSAAFIRQNPNSFLAMYRAILKANVMANNPEMKKQFSKILSPANYLNQPELVIRQSLTGRFADGIGKVQDVPDRTGFDAMPWHSLAIWMMTQMKRWGYLKGNVNYQTLANQVFMLTDAKKQMANMGYTFANEKSITVMGKRFDPSRPDDYLNSFKIKR; from the coding sequence ATGACTAACATTTTTCGCCCCTTTGATACAGACAGCAGTTTAGGCTGTCGCTGTGGTCGCCATCATAGCCAACAGGCTTGCGATATGGCAACACCAGACACACGCTTTGGCGATGCCAGCCAAATCGAGCAAGCCTCGACCGATTTTGTCGAAGCTGCCGCCATCAAGGCATTATTTCCACACGAGCCAACTCGAAGAGCTTTTTTGGCAAGCGTTGGCAAAAGCACTGCCATGGCAGCGATTGGGAGTATCTTACCGCTTGGCTTGCTACAAGAAGCGGCAGCGATGGACAAACTTGCCCCTGAGAAAAAAGACTTAACCATTGGTTTTATTCCCATCATCTGCTCCACCCCACTCATCATGGCAGACCCACTGGGCTACTATGCCGAACAAGGCATCAATGCCAAATTGGTCAAGCGAGCAGGCTGGGCATTGGTCAGAGACCAAGTGATGAGTCGCCAACTGGACGCATCGCACTTTTTGGCACCCATGCCTTTGGCGATGACTTTGGGTCTAGGTTCTGCCAAACAAGATACCCAAGTTGCCTGTATCCAAAACATCAACGGACAAGCATTGGTGATGGCATTAAAACACAAAGACAATCGCAACCCTGCCAACTGGCGTGGCATGACTTTTGCCATTCCCTTTGAGCATTCGATGCACAACTATTTGTTGCGTTATTTTTTGGCAGAGCATGGACTTGACCCTGATAAAGATGTCAAACTTCGCCTAACCACGCCGCCTGACATGATTGCCAACTTACGAGCAGGCAATATTGATGGATTTTTTGGCCCTGAACCATTCAATCAACGAGCCGTTTGGGATAAAGCAGGCTACATTCACACACTAAGTCGTGACATCTGGAATGGACACCCTTGTTGTTCATTTGGGACTTCTGCTGCGTTTATTCGCCAAAATCCGAACAGCTTTTTGGCAATGTATCGTGCCATTCTCAAAGCCAATGTGATGGCAAATAATCCTGAAATGAAAAAACAGTTTTCAAAGATTCTATCACCTGCCAACTACCTAAACCAGCCAGAACTGGTGATTCGCCAAAGTCTGACGGGTAGATTTGCTGATGGCATTGGTAAGGTACAAGATGTGCCAGACCGTACAGGTTTTGATGCGATGCCGTGGCATTCTTTGGCGATTTGGATGATGACTCAAATGAAACGCTGGGGCTACCTCAAAGGCAATGTGAATTATCAAACGCTTGCCAATCAAGTATTCATGCTTACCGATGCCAAAAAACAAATGGCGAATATGGGCTATACTTTTGCCAACGAAAAATCCATCACCGTGATGGGTAAGCGATTTGACCCCAGTCGCCCTGACGACTACCTAAACAGCTTTAAAATCAAACGCTAA
- a CDS encoding FAD-dependent oxidoreductase, with product MMPTDGRGAWRKFICIACGFIYDEELGDVDGGLPAGTRFEDIPDDWQCPLCGVRKTDFEPYEQTDDETVAIVEFDSQQAGVVIVGAGLAGWAMVDAIRAVDKDIPVTLISADDADRYHKPMLSVAISQHKTPSDLVRSRGAEAAITANVRLLANTFVTNIDTDAKRLHTTLGNIAYDDLVLAIGAKPAYPPTIDPSMAWHVNHLDKFAGLQARLSGNKKHIAIIGAGMIGTELAEDLTMAGHQVSLIDVHPRPLNALLPKIATEQILDAITGLGVVFLGQSMVQSVQKNDAGYVLELLDCTSNQTTQHQFDEIVVSTGLMVDDRLPVRAGLDFDKRTGIKVDTTTLQTNVPHIYALGDCISIDGMPCRYVAPHRPQATAIANHILQGVGNYEHKPPMIRLKNKSISVTANGYPTADGDWQIITQTEHELSLELHQDGQLLAKALLKKPIG from the coding sequence ATGATGCCAACCGATGGTCGTGGTGCATGGCGAAAGTTCATCTGCATTGCTTGTGGCTTTATTTATGATGAAGAGTTGGGCGATGTTGATGGCGGTTTGCCTGCTGGCACTCGCTTTGAGGACATTCCAGATGACTGGCAATGCCCACTATGCGGTGTCAGAAAAACCGACTTTGAACCTTATGAGCAGACCGATGATGAGACGGTAGCGATTGTTGAGTTTGACAGTCAGCAAGCTGGTGTAGTCATCGTTGGTGCAGGTCTGGCTGGCTGGGCGATGGTTGATGCCATTCGTGCTGTGGATAAAGACATTCCCGTCACACTCATCAGTGCTGATGATGCTGACCGCTATCACAAACCCATGCTGTCTGTTGCCATCAGTCAGCACAAAACGCCAAGCGATTTGGTGCGTAGTCGTGGAGCAGAAGCTGCCATCACCGCCAATGTACGCTTGCTTGCCAATACTTTTGTCACCAACATCGACACCGATGCCAAACGACTGCACACCACCTTGGGCAACATTGCTTATGATGATTTGGTGCTGGCAATCGGTGCAAAACCCGCCTATCCACCAACCATTGACCCAAGCATGGCTTGGCATGTCAATCATTTGGATAAATTTGCTGGCTTGCAAGCTCGGCTGTCTGGCAACAAAAAACACATTGCCATCATTGGTGCTGGCATGATTGGTACAGAGCTTGCCGAAGATTTGACGATGGCAGGACATCAGGTCAGTCTCATCGATGTTCACCCAAGACCGCTAAATGCCCTATTGCCCAAAATTGCCACTGAGCAAATTCTTGATGCTATTACTGGCTTGGGTGTCGTATTTTTGGGGCAAAGCATGGTGCAAAGTGTCCAAAAAAATGATGCTGGCTATGTGCTTGAACTGCTTGATTGCACCAGCAACCAAACCACTCAACATCAATTTGATGAGATTGTGGTCAGCACAGGACTGATGGTCGATGACAGATTGCCTGTTCGTGCAGGACTAGATTTTGATAAACGCACAGGCATCAAGGTTGATACCACCACCCTACAAACCAATGTGCCGCACATCTATGCCTTAGGCGACTGTATCAGCATTGATGGCATGCCATGTCGTTATGTTGCCCCTCATCGTCCGCAAGCAACTGCCATCGCCAACCATATTTTGCAAGGCGTGGGCAATTATGAGCATAAACCACCGATGATTCGCCTAAAAAACAAATCCATTTCGGTGACTGCTAATGGGTATCCAACTGCTGATGGCGACTGGCAAATCATCACACAAACAGAGCATGAGCTGTCGCTAGAATTACATCAAGATGGGCAGTTGCTTGCCAAAGCCCTGCTCAAAAAACCCATCGGTTAA
- a CDS encoding acyl-CoA dehydrogenase family protein gives MMNINFQDTNQLLDNVATLAKTHLAPKVLEIDRGYYPLAEMSALGKAGAFSAHLNANGGDFGTAILSTAKIAEVCGTTGFLSWCHQVCGLYIDQSDNEYLKDKFLSKHQWADSFGGTALSNPMKTWANIETMILKAKKDGNGYVVSGTLPWISHIAPHQYCGAVALIEETGEQVFFLLQFDDERQGAWQLHACPTFAGMEGSSTWRIELNNYPVREQDIIANPCQAFIKKIRGAFVLMQLGIGAGIIAGAIDDIKQGVAVSNAYLEDQAGTLQHELDKLVKTTLTLAKTPFETHKDFFLDVLDARAQGAMLCLQATQAAMLHQGAKGYLMTSAPQRRLREAQFVAIVTPAIKHLRYLSHQLMSEPKVI, from the coding sequence ATGATGAACATCAACTTTCAAGATACCAATCAATTACTAGACAATGTTGCCACGCTTGCCAAAACCCACCTTGCTCCAAAAGTATTGGAAATTGATAGGGGCTACTACCCATTGGCAGAAATGTCAGCCTTGGGTAAGGCTGGGGCTTTTTCGGCACATCTAAATGCCAACGGGGGCGATTTTGGAACAGCGATTTTATCCACCGCCAAAATCGCCGAGGTCTGTGGCACGACTGGCTTTTTGTCTTGGTGTCATCAAGTGTGCGGATTGTACATTGACCAATCAGACAACGAATACCTAAAAGATAAATTTCTAAGTAAGCACCAATGGGCAGACAGCTTTGGCGGCACGGCCTTATCCAACCCAATGAAAACTTGGGCAAACATCGAAACGATGATTTTAAAAGCAAAAAAAGATGGCAATGGCTATGTGGTGTCAGGCACTTTGCCTTGGATTAGCCACATTGCCCCACATCAATACTGCGGTGCGGTGGCACTCATCGAAGAAACAGGCGAGCAGGTGTTTTTCTTGTTGCAATTTGATGACGAAAGACAAGGTGCTTGGCAACTACACGCCTGCCCAACCTTTGCAGGCATGGAGGGTTCTAGCACTTGGCGAATTGAATTGAACAACTATCCTGTGCGTGAACAGGACATCATCGCCAATCCTTGCCAAGCATTCATCAAAAAAATTCGTGGTGCATTCGTCTTGATGCAGCTTGGCATCGGTGCAGGCATCATCGCAGGGGCGATTGACGACATCAAGCAAGGCGTAGCGGTCAGCAATGCCTACCTAGAAGACCAAGCAGGCACACTGCAACACGAACTGGACAAGCTGGTCAAGACCACCTTAACACTTGCCAAAACACCTTTTGAGACGCACAAGGACTTCTTTCTTGATGTGCTAGATGCTCGTGCCCAAGGAGCAATGCTGTGCCTGCAAGCGACCCAAGCAGCCATGCTACATCAAGGTGCCAAAGGCTATCTGATGACATCAGCCCCACAGCGTCGCCTCAGGGAAGCTCAATTTGTCGCCATTGTTACCCCAGCGATTAAACATCTACGCTATTTGTCGCATCAACTGATGAGCGAACCAAAAGTTATTTAA